A DNA window from Drosophila pseudoobscura strain MV-25-SWS-2005 chromosome 2, UCI_Dpse_MV25, whole genome shotgun sequence contains the following coding sequences:
- the TwdlS gene encoding uncharacterized protein TwdlS: protein MRTLMSISLLFSISNALNNAYLPANSDYAPKRPTATEYFTYAAPPDEDQAAPWQAARQLAKALVPPQQVVFIRTPETNLFTLTAKQLASQNPLDIYVLQRQADTAALAQQQAAIQQQAEHKPSVHFVKYRTPADVTRALASLRSGYDQLPGNSISHAIETADVFEVKPQLQPLGQPVIPQTVRPPVPQTIRQPEPVIFKILPKGGSDYEVHEEATELEMARLQALFREYLPPGKHR from the exons ATGCGCACCCTGATG TCCATCTCGCTGCTCTTCAGCATTAGCAATGCCCTGAACAACGCCTACCTTCCGGCCAACAGTGACTACGCCCCGAAGCGCCCTACGGCCACGGAATACTTCACCTACGCAGCTCCGCCGGACGAGGATCAGGCAGCGCCCTGGCAGGCAGCCCGCCAGTTGGCCAAGGCCCTGGTGCCGCCCCAGCAGGTCGTCTTCATCCGCACCCCGGAGACCAATCTCTTCACGCTGACGGCCAAGCAGCTGGCTTCCCAGAATCCACTGGATATTTATGTGCTGCAGCGCCAAGCGGACACCGCAGCCCTGGCTCAACAGCAAGCCGCCATCCAACAGCAGGCGGAGCACAAGCCCTCGGTGCACTTTGTCAAGTACCGAACTCCCGCAGATGTCACCCGGGCTCTGGCCAGCCTGAGGAGCGGCTACGATCAGCTGCCCGGCAACAGTATTAGCCACGCCATCGAGACTGCCGACGTCTTCGAGGTGAAGCCCCAGCTGCAGCCTTTGGGTCAGCCTGTGATACCCCAGACTGTCCGACCACCTGTCCCCCAGACAATCCGCCAGCCGGAGCCTGTCATTTTCAAGATCCTGCCGAAAGGCGGCTCTGACTATGAAGTGCACGAGGAGGCCACAGAGCTGGAGATGGCCCGGCTGCAGGCCTTGTTCCGGGAATACCTGCCGCCAGGAAAGCACCGCTAG
- the TwdlD gene encoding uncharacterized protein TwdlD — translation MRVFILLCLFAASCSADKLGYNYQPVAHADEGLSFLPGSGQIPVEIQQQLQQVQSGEAVLSQPIEAPIIPQAVPLVEEFQKEFYSYAAPEEQFDEGVNNQQIASSLKKNLRVVFIRTPENQGFERAALQLAKQSAQQETAIYVLSKQADVANLAKQLNALKSTSSNKPEVHFVKYRTPEDAANAQLAIQNQYNQLPGVSRISNEGRAPVLNFASPASQSIPASVSRSPSSEYLPANVVAGQDYLPPTLRRFRVK, via the exons ATGCGCGTCTTCATT cttCTCTGCCTTTTTGCAGCCAGCTGCAGTGCCGATAAGCTGGGGTACAACTACCAGCCCGTGGCCCATGCAGATGAGGGCCTCTCCTTCCTCCCGGGCAGCGGACAGATACCCGTCgagatccagcagcagctgcagcaggtgCAGAGCGGAGAGGCAGTGCTCTCACAGCCCATCGAGGCCCCCATCATTCCCCAGGCTGTGCCTCTGGTCGAGGAGTTCCAGAAGGAGTTCTACAGCTACGCGGCGCCCGAGGAGCAGTTCGATGAGGGTGTAAACAACCAGCAGATCGCCAGTTCGCTGAAGAAGAACCTGCGCGTCGTATTCATCCGGACACCCGAGAACCAGGGCTTCGAGCGTGCCGCCCTGCAGTTGGCCAAGCAGTCAGCCCAACAGGAGACTGCCATCTATGTGCTGAGCAAACAGGCTGACGTTGCCAACCTGGCCAAGCAGCTGAATGCCCTTAAGTCGACTTCCAGCAACAAGCCCGAGGTGCACTTTGTCAAGTACCGCACTCCCGAGGATGCGGCCAACGCCCAGCTTGCCATCCAGAACCAGTACAACCAGCTGCCAGGCGTGTCCCGCATCTCCAATGAGGGTCGAGCTCCAGTGTTGAACTTTGCCTCGCCAGCGTCCCAGTCGATCCCCGCCAGTGTATCGCGCTCTCCCAGCTCTGAGTACCTGCCCGCCAATGTGGTGGCTGGCCAGGATTATCTGCCACCTACTCTGCGTCGCTTCCGCGTCAAGTAA